In Gemmatimonadaceae bacterium, one genomic interval encodes:
- the pal gene encoding peptidoglycan-associated lipoprotein Pal gives MTALLFGGTAAAQQPGTLLLGGFGQYTKFDDALQLENEIGVGGRIGAFFAPNWNLEAENSYTRPQQRGAGQRQDSKIWYGPVSARVRYSFPFAGLAAFHVGAGGVISSYAGYEPDEPQGQELTDIRSNRRGYNYGVEGNVGFTFGLGAFSVRVDGIADYMPNGGIVGGSASRANQTYESHTNLRAQAGLEFRPDIGSLFGMGSSMGSGMSMAPYAPYVMWDELGTEWALPGMLEIGAFAQYTYFNDEAPGDPNGSVGGGGRIGVFLSDPRFELEGDGAYIQADRETGLTGNQNPINYSAFALRMNYNIPIASRSQFILGLGAVRTNYSQEASGPAAGQTNSERQFTFNYGVSGLAGVRFGLANRIALRIDGIADYMKDTENLNLSGRAGLSLLVGGARREAMCTYAGLENIPASSPQCVAPLPPPPPVAMCPYAGLGGITATDPACIAPAPVMAMVDTAAITAPIYFDFDKSDIRSDAAATLDRKVPWLQANPGMRIRIEGNADERGSDEYNLALGQRRAASARRYLVEKGVDAGRFDLVSYGEERPVCTESNEDCWQRNRRDDFVIVTVGSDAIVIPPGTNE, from the coding sequence ATGACGGCCTTGCTCTTCGGCGGAACGGCCGCAGCACAGCAGCCCGGAACGCTGTTGTTGGGCGGTTTTGGGCAGTACACGAAGTTTGACGATGCTCTTCAGCTCGAGAACGAGATCGGCGTTGGCGGACGCATTGGTGCGTTCTTCGCTCCGAACTGGAATCTCGAAGCCGAAAACTCGTACACCCGTCCGCAGCAGAGGGGCGCTGGCCAGCGCCAGGATAGCAAGATCTGGTATGGTCCGGTCTCGGCACGTGTCCGTTACAGCTTCCCCTTTGCGGGACTTGCTGCGTTTCACGTTGGCGCCGGTGGCGTCATCTCCTCCTACGCCGGATATGAGCCCGACGAACCACAGGGTCAGGAGCTGACCGACATCCGCTCGAATCGTCGTGGCTACAACTACGGCGTCGAAGGCAACGTCGGCTTCACATTCGGCCTGGGTGCTTTTTCAGTTCGTGTAGACGGCATCGCCGACTACATGCCGAACGGCGGCATTGTCGGCGGCAGCGCCAGTCGGGCCAATCAGACCTACGAGTCGCACACGAATCTCCGGGCTCAGGCAGGCCTCGAGTTCCGTCCCGACATCGGATCACTGTTCGGCATGGGAAGCAGCATGGGCAGCGGCATGTCCATGGCGCCTTATGCACCGTACGTGATGTGGGATGAACTTGGAACCGAGTGGGCCCTCCCGGGAATGCTCGAGATTGGTGCATTCGCGCAGTACACTTATTTCAACGACGAAGCTCCCGGCGATCCTAACGGTTCAGTCGGTGGTGGCGGCCGCATCGGTGTGTTCCTCTCCGATCCCCGCTTCGAGCTCGAAGGCGACGGCGCCTACATTCAGGCCGATAGAGAAACAGGCCTGACCGGCAACCAGAACCCGATCAACTACTCGGCGTTCGCGCTCAGAATGAACTACAACATTCCGATCGCTTCACGCTCGCAGTTCATTCTCGGTCTTGGTGCAGTTCGCACGAATTACAGTCAGGAAGCCAGCGGCCCCGCAGCCGGACAGACGAATTCCGAGCGTCAGTTCACGTTCAACTACGGCGTGAGCGGACTGGCCGGCGTTCGTTTCGGCCTTGCAAACCGTATCGCGCTTCGTATCGACGGTATCGCGGATTACATGAAGGACACCGAGAACCTCAACCTGAGCGGCCGCGCTGGACTGAGCCTTCTGGTTGGCGGTGCTCGCCGCGAAGCGATGTGCACTTACGCTGGCCTGGAAAACATCCCCGCGTCCAGCCCGCAGTGCGTAGCTCCGCTGCCGCCACCGCCACCAGTTGCAATGTGCCCGTACGCGGGTCTTGGTGGTATCACGGCCACGGATCCTGCCTGCATAGCGCCGGCTCCGGTTATGGCGATGGTTGACACCGCTGCAATTACGGCCCCGATCTACTTCGACTTCGATAAGTCCGACATCCGCTCCGATGCGGCCGCAACACTGGATCGCAAGGTCCCGTGGCTGCAGGCCAACCCGGGTATGCGTATCAGGATCGAAGGCAACGCCGATGAGCGCGGTTCGGATGAGTACAACCTGGCCCTCGGTCAGCGTCGTGCCGCCTCCGCCAGACGTTACCTGGTCGAGAAGGGTGTTGATGCTGGTCGCTTCGACCTCGTCAGCTACGGTGAAGAGCGCCCTGTCTGCACCGAGAGCAACGAAGACTGCTGGCAGCGTAACCGCCGCGATGATTTCGTCATCGTGACGGTCGGCAGCGATGCGATTGTCATCCCGCCGGGAACGAACGAGTAA
- a CDS encoding creatininase family protein has product MKPISPLPSRGSDNLHTPTAPHAPLVPLPQKAPLRIKELIPMQIEAVIAEDPRLIIPVGTCEQHGPHLPLGVATIIVEHLADDLSAEYGVLRAPTIEYGVNVDTERGFIGNASVRKKTLHRSLNDLLDSWEATGFREFILLTAHGHDPHQEALATVITAGARVRVVDIFAVNLSELLEGQIEAMHGDEVDTSIMMYLAPHMVHHELARDYMMSREELRRYRRGTLKVPGASAGSIGRPSLASAEKGRVLYERIRSRISDRIFLAPALAE; this is encoded by the coding sequence ATGAAGCCAATATCACCACTTCCATCCCGCGGATCTGACAATCTGCATACTCCGACCGCCCCGCACGCTCCGCTAGTGCCCCTTCCGCAAAAGGCTCCGCTCCGTATCAAGGAGCTGATTCCGATGCAGATCGAGGCCGTCATCGCGGAAGATCCTCGGCTGATCATTCCAGTGGGCACGTGCGAGCAGCACGGGCCGCACCTTCCGCTCGGAGTCGCCACGATAATTGTCGAGCACCTCGCCGACGACCTTTCGGCCGAATATGGTGTGTTGCGCGCTCCTACCATCGAATACGGTGTCAACGTTGACACTGAAAGAGGGTTCATCGGAAATGCGTCCGTGCGCAAGAAGACTCTGCATCGATCCCTGAACGATTTGCTCGATTCATGGGAAGCGACGGGTTTCAGGGAGTTCATCCTGCTAACGGCGCACGGACATGATCCACATCAGGAAGCTTTGGCAACCGTCATCACTGCGGGGGCCCGCGTGCGCGTAGTGGATATCTTTGCTGTCAATCTTTCGGAATTGCTGGAAGGACAAATTGAAGCCATGCATGGCGACGAAGTGGATACGTCGATCATGATGTACCTGGCGCCTCACATGGTACACCATGAGCTCGCCAGGGACTACATGATGTCGCGGGAGGAGCTGCGGCGATACCGTCGGGGGACACTTAAGGTGCCCGGAGCCAGCGCGGGCTCGATCGGCCGCCCGTCCCTGGCGTCGGCAGAAAAAGGACGTGTGCTATACGAGCGCATCCGCTCCAGAATCAGCGACCGCATCTTCCTCGCACCGGCGCTGGCAGAGTGA
- a CDS encoding TolC family protein translates to MQKRLYFLLAFIGPALAGAQTPAAPPATRATLTLAEAVTLARRNNPAHLSTMNNRRGADAAVRSAFGQLLPSADASLNAQRQQGGRQIFNGGSFGASSDVNQSSYQIGVGYRLNRASLITPKLQRANRDAVEADITGSQEVLRGQVTQQYLSVLQAQDRADLQDTLLISTRNQVVLAQARALVGSGTALDVQRAEISLGQQQVQVLQTRNQIEIEKLRLFQLLGVEQPSDVVLTSEFTVTMDPPPLAELLASAREANPVVLALRSRERVAELNVKRARGEYSPTLFINTGISGYTYSYANPNFLINQARGGAAEQRASCIRAEEVRAALNLPNNLAMCGAIDFSDAQASAMRRENSQFPFRFQPSPKSLSASVSLPLFDGFAREQRVQEAQAASFDARYGVRARELAITADVTAAYLTLTTAAKTAALQAQNSAKARLELKFTQDRYRSGAVNFVDVTDSRAAYERAESDRINAIFDYHKAYAALESAVGRPLR, encoded by the coding sequence ATGCAAAAACGCTTGTACTTCCTGCTGGCATTCATCGGACCGGCACTGGCCGGCGCACAGACACCTGCTGCGCCGCCAGCCACCCGTGCGACACTCACGCTGGCGGAAGCAGTCACTCTGGCGCGGCGGAATAACCCTGCACATCTGTCGACCATGAACAATCGCCGCGGTGCGGATGCGGCCGTTCGAAGCGCGTTCGGACAGTTGCTCCCGAGCGCGGACGCGAGCCTGAACGCACAGCGACAACAAGGCGGCCGCCAGATATTCAACGGCGGCAGTTTCGGTGCCAGCTCGGACGTGAATCAATCATCGTATCAGATCGGCGTTGGCTATCGACTAAACCGCGCCTCGCTGATAACCCCGAAGCTTCAGCGGGCAAATCGCGACGCAGTAGAGGCCGACATCACCGGCAGCCAGGAAGTGCTGCGAGGCCAGGTAACTCAGCAGTACCTCTCTGTGCTGCAGGCGCAGGACCGCGCTGATCTGCAGGACACGCTCCTGATCTCCACGCGCAACCAGGTGGTACTGGCGCAGGCGCGAGCGCTCGTTGGTTCGGGCACGGCCCTCGACGTACAACGGGCCGAGATCTCACTGGGTCAGCAGCAGGTGCAGGTGCTTCAGACACGGAATCAGATCGAGATCGAGAAGCTGAGACTGTTTCAGCTGCTGGGAGTGGAACAACCGTCGGACGTTGTTCTTACCAGCGAGTTTACGGTAACCATGGATCCCCCGCCGCTCGCTGAGCTTCTCGCGTCCGCGCGCGAGGCCAATCCGGTTGTGCTCGCATTGCGCTCTCGCGAGAGGGTCGCCGAACTCAACGTCAAGCGGGCCCGGGGCGAGTACTCGCCGACGCTGTTCATCAACACCGGTATCTCGGGCTACACCTACTCCTACGCCAATCCGAACTTTCTCATCAACCAGGCGCGGGGCGGAGCGGCCGAACAACGCGCATCGTGTATTCGCGCCGAGGAAGTCAGGGCGGCGTTGAACCTTCCAAACAATCTCGCGATGTGTGGCGCCATCGATTTCTCGGATGCCCAGGCAAGCGCGATGCGTCGCGAGAACAGCCAGTTTCCATTCCGTTTTCAGCCTTCGCCAAAGTCACTTTCCGCAAGTGTCTCACTCCCGTTGTTCGACGGTTTTGCACGTGAGCAGCGGGTGCAGGAAGCGCAGGCCGCGAGTTTTGACGCCCGCTACGGAGTGAGAGCTCGCGAGCTGGCAATTACCGCCGATGTCACCGCTGCGTACCTGACGCTCACCACCGCCGCAAAAACTGCTGCCCTTCAGGCGCAGAACTCGGCAAAGGCGAGACTTGAGCTCAAGTTCACGCAGGACCGTTATCGCAGCGGCGCAGTGAACTTCGTCGACGTCACTGACTCCCGTGCAGCGTACGAACGCGCGGAAAGCGACCGAATCAATGCGATCTTCGACTACCACAAGGCGTACGCAGCGCTCGAGAGCGCCGTCGGCCGTCCACTCAGATAA
- a CDS encoding efflux RND transporter periplasmic adaptor subunit, with protein MSKRKKWGVIGVVVLIVSVIGATTAAKGRNKATEVRIEAVEKRDLVASVTASGQVQPHNKVDLSADITGRVVRLAVREGDVVTKGQFLLEIDPSQYRAAAERAAAAVASSRSQAATASPGLVQARRNYNRMLELKKANPTLVSDEQVEQLKTQVEVSQAQLESANNGIAQAQASFRDAQSLLGKTTIVAPMSGKVTRLNVREGETAIMGTLNKDAATLLTISDMSLLETKVKVDETDVSRIQIGDSTVIQIDAFPDTTFVGRVSEISNSSIKAGLGGGGSPADQAIDYEVTIQLINTPPATRPDFSATAKIITDTRNSVLSIPIIALTVREDSTAKADTAGITLAKAAPTKQVGKRDIEGVFVVAADNKVTFRPVKVGIAGEKFFEVISGLKSGDRIVGGTYQAIRDLKDGNRVKESKPDDGKKVPAAKS; from the coding sequence ATGTCAAAGCGTAAAAAGTGGGGAGTCATTGGCGTCGTAGTGCTGATTGTCTCGGTCATTGGTGCCACAACTGCGGCAAAAGGCCGTAACAAGGCGACTGAAGTGAGAATCGAGGCGGTGGAAAAGCGCGACCTCGTGGCATCGGTCACTGCGAGCGGACAGGTGCAGCCGCACAACAAGGTGGACCTGAGCGCCGACATTACTGGCCGCGTGGTACGTCTGGCGGTGAGAGAGGGAGATGTGGTCACGAAAGGCCAGTTCCTTCTTGAAATCGACCCATCTCAGTATCGTGCGGCGGCAGAGCGCGCCGCAGCCGCGGTTGCCTCCAGCCGGTCGCAGGCCGCTACTGCCAGCCCTGGACTTGTTCAGGCGCGCCGTAACTACAATCGGATGCTTGAGCTCAAGAAGGCAAACCCCACCCTCGTATCGGATGAACAGGTGGAGCAGCTGAAAACCCAGGTCGAAGTGTCGCAGGCCCAGCTCGAGTCGGCGAACAACGGGATCGCACAGGCCCAGGCATCGTTCCGCGATGCACAAAGTCTCCTTGGCAAGACGACAATCGTCGCTCCAATGAGCGGCAAGGTGACGCGCCTGAATGTGCGCGAAGGCGAGACCGCAATCATGGGCACGCTCAACAAGGATGCGGCAACACTGCTCACAATCAGCGACATGAGCCTCCTCGAGACCAAGGTCAAGGTCGACGAGACCGATGTTTCGCGTATCCAGATCGGCGACTCGACCGTAATTCAGATCGATGCGTTCCCTGACACTACATTCGTCGGCCGCGTATCGGAGATTTCGAACAGCTCTATCAAGGCGGGTCTGGGCGGCGGCGGCAGCCCGGCTGATCAGGCGATCGATTATGAGGTCACCATTCAACTCATCAATACGCCGCCGGCGACAAGGCCTGACTTTTCGGCGACGGCCAAAATCATCACCGACACCCGCAACAGCGTGTTGTCGATACCGATCATCGCGCTCACCGTCCGCGAGGACTCCACCGCGAAGGCCGACACGGCGGGCATAACGCTGGCGAAGGCGGCACCGACGAAACAGGTCGGCAAACGCGACATCGAGGGCGTTTTTGTTGTTGCTGCCGACAACAAAGTGACGTTCCGCCCCGTAAAGGTGGGTATTGCCGGCGAGAAGTTCTTCGAAGTGATCAGCGGTCTGAAGAGCGGTGATCGCATCGTCGGCGGAACGTACCAGGCCATCCGCGATCTCAAGGATGGCAACCGGGTCAAAGAGAGCAAGCCGGATGATGGAAAGAAAGTACCGGCTGCAAAATCCTGA
- a CDS encoding ATP-binding protein: MTDSPRGRVFIIAVGIAILLLAFWLRDPSIPYASEWSRASSSSATQDFQGVDARRRAMAIEQLRTGIARAERDIRQVALRALRAPASPDAAFDFLASGPADSERGIVIIDNGVPIAWSGKFRTDPRIASHGASVTSTAFYTALNFSVTRGRRRVVATALLHAEPPANVLSRPLDASIDGRDQVESFSLGRASDVAAGEVVRDGRGSPLLRVDATPLPPEVLQFDRRAKLQARGSLFLGLAFAVFLAMCWTDRRHLGTRIFALSVAAVMIAVVPWNNFSNVSRAFDPAYYFLRNGGPFTASAGAVLMSSIIAALTTFALIRSRRIRLPRGLAAVTAVALAAIGILAGVSASSGVALTPTGTTPFLWLIWEIPVFLLLFSFWLAAWWLGRLARGQAPTVHLGVASVVALIAGTVAVLIVWQTTTRQRLTLATRDIAGLQQADGEAANLLRRFGDELSGFDSPGTRADLLKRYADSDLAPAALQVSLAAWSSSAVQTAQLDIAPLLYNQTTVVAAVGQAMLTKVSVIAQSLGPTGRQVILAAPHSLGGVTTAVVSPKTRLVASDPFAALLGLAHSGQNDAPYTLTIDPVPMQMADQEDVVRWRRIGDEWQGDQLIKTSRGPLRARAEVDLRSVPARFVRACLTVILNIAVAGLLWALGAMAEGGFIRWVRGRAWKWIYSYRGRLTLALFMFFVVPAIAFGAWSYRRLRTDDREVRELLVRETLSAASARYQVSSPSERVGGTPLFAYAGGLLQSSSDPLYEQIAPVGLTLPGPVHRSIARGGELDASWQQSIGSEKSLWGYRAVAGGLNQLYVIAAPARGDELVLDRRRGDLTMLVLFATAAGGLAALWLSGIAAKRLARDLELSRIEVARAERVLAWGEMARQVAHEIKNPLTPIRLGVQHLRRARLDNRVDFDRVLDENVTRILSEIDRLDEIARAFSRYGSAPADLPAAECVDVAAILRSAVGLEKIGIGDVSWTLQGAEGAVFGEARTDELREVLLNVFENARLARARNVTVVLTERTRTLCIEVSDDGSGISLASLPRVFEPHFSTRTAGSGLGLAISRRLLESWGATIDIASEVNSGTRVTITLQKAAL; encoded by the coding sequence GTGACGGACAGTCCGAGGGGGCGGGTTTTCATCATTGCGGTCGGAATCGCAATCCTGCTGCTGGCGTTCTGGCTGCGTGACCCTTCCATACCTTATGCCAGTGAATGGAGCCGCGCCAGCAGTTCTTCGGCGACGCAGGATTTCCAGGGCGTCGATGCGCGCCGGCGTGCCATGGCGATCGAGCAGCTGCGTACAGGCATTGCGCGCGCAGAGCGAGACATTCGCCAGGTGGCGCTGAGGGCCCTCCGCGCCCCGGCATCCCCCGACGCGGCGTTTGATTTTCTGGCATCGGGGCCGGCTGATTCTGAAAGGGGAATCGTCATCATCGACAACGGCGTCCCCATCGCATGGTCGGGAAAGTTTCGTACCGATCCAAGGATAGCGAGCCACGGCGCCAGCGTTACCTCGACTGCGTTTTATACCGCTCTCAATTTTTCTGTAACCAGAGGGCGCCGGCGTGTTGTGGCCACTGCTCTCTTGCATGCCGAGCCGCCTGCGAACGTTCTGAGCCGGCCTCTGGACGCGTCCATCGACGGTCGCGACCAGGTCGAGTCGTTTTCCCTCGGCAGAGCGTCGGACGTGGCGGCCGGTGAAGTTGTCCGGGACGGCCGGGGATCTCCGCTCCTCAGGGTTGACGCGACGCCCTTACCCCCGGAAGTGCTGCAATTCGACCGCAGGGCGAAGCTACAGGCACGCGGGTCCCTTTTTCTCGGACTGGCGTTCGCGGTGTTTCTCGCGATGTGCTGGACAGACCGAAGGCATCTCGGGACGAGAATCTTTGCGCTTTCGGTGGCGGCAGTGATGATCGCCGTGGTGCCCTGGAACAACTTTTCCAACGTCAGTCGCGCATTCGATCCCGCGTATTACTTCCTGCGCAACGGTGGCCCGTTTACGGCCAGTGCGGGTGCGGTCCTGATGTCGAGCATCATCGCCGCGTTGACGACGTTCGCGCTGATACGCTCCCGGCGCATCCGGCTGCCGCGGGGCCTCGCGGCAGTGACGGCGGTTGCACTCGCTGCTATCGGAATTCTGGCGGGCGTCAGCGCATCATCGGGTGTCGCTCTTACTCCCACCGGTACGACCCCGTTTCTGTGGCTCATCTGGGAGATTCCGGTTTTCCTCCTGCTTTTTTCGTTCTGGCTTGCGGCGTGGTGGCTGGGTCGGCTCGCGCGCGGGCAGGCGCCGACGGTGCACCTTGGCGTTGCATCGGTTGTGGCACTGATTGCCGGCACAGTCGCAGTCCTCATTGTCTGGCAGACCACCACCCGACAGCGACTGACGCTCGCGACGCGCGATATCGCGGGGTTACAGCAGGCGGATGGAGAAGCCGCGAATCTCCTGCGCCGGTTCGGCGACGAACTCTCTGGTTTTGACTCGCCCGGCACTCGAGCCGACCTGCTCAAACGTTATGCCGATTCCGATCTCGCACCGGCCGCACTCCAGGTGTCGCTTGCCGCCTGGAGCTCGTCTGCGGTTCAGACGGCACAACTCGACATTGCGCCTTTGCTGTACAACCAAACCACTGTTGTTGCGGCCGTGGGACAGGCGATGCTTACAAAGGTGTCTGTGATCGCCCAATCGCTCGGCCCTACAGGTCGTCAGGTGATTCTTGCTGCGCCGCATTCACTGGGGGGTGTGACCACGGCGGTCGTGTCGCCAAAAACCCGTCTGGTTGCGAGCGACCCGTTTGCAGCGTTACTCGGCCTCGCGCATAGCGGCCAGAATGATGCGCCGTATACGCTGACAATCGATCCGGTTCCCATGCAGATGGCAGATCAGGAAGATGTCGTCAGGTGGAGGAGGATCGGCGACGAGTGGCAGGGGGATCAGCTTATCAAAACCTCCCGTGGTCCCCTCCGTGCGCGAGCGGAGGTCGACCTGCGATCAGTTCCCGCGAGGTTCGTGCGTGCGTGTCTGACGGTGATACTGAATATTGCGGTCGCCGGCTTGCTGTGGGCGCTGGGAGCGATGGCGGAGGGCGGGTTCATCCGATGGGTCCGCGGACGGGCGTGGAAGTGGATTTACAGTTACCGTGGCCGGTTGACGCTGGCGCTATTCATGTTCTTTGTCGTTCCTGCAATCGCGTTTGGTGCATGGTCGTATCGGCGGCTTCGAACCGATGACCGTGAGGTGCGGGAGCTGCTCGTTCGAGAAACGCTGAGCGCTGCGTCTGCTCGTTATCAGGTCAGCTCCCCGTCAGAGCGGGTAGGCGGCACGCCTTTGTTTGCATACGCGGGCGGATTGTTGCAGAGCAGCAGCGACCCATTATACGAGCAGATTGCTCCTGTTGGTCTCACGCTTCCCGGGCCGGTGCATCGGAGTATCGCGAGGGGCGGTGAGCTCGATGCTTCGTGGCAGCAGTCAATCGGCAGTGAAAAATCGTTGTGGGGATATCGTGCTGTCGCGGGGGGGTTGAACCAGCTATACGTTATCGCCGCTCCGGCGCGCGGTGACGAGCTGGTACTGGATCGACGGCGGGGTGACCTCACGATGCTGGTCCTGTTCGCCACCGCCGCCGGCGGGCTTGCGGCGCTCTGGCTCAGTGGCATCGCTGCCAAAAGACTTGCGCGCGACCTTGAGTTGAGCCGAATCGAAGTCGCACGCGCGGAGCGAGTTCTGGCTTGGGGCGAAATGGCACGCCAGGTCGCGCATGAAATCAAGAATCCTCTCACCCCGATCCGGCTTGGTGTGCAGCATCTCCGACGCGCGCGGCTTGATAACCGAGTCGATTTTGACCGGGTGCTGGACGAGAACGTGACACGCATACTGTCGGAGATAGACCGTCTTGACGAGATCGCCCGGGCTTTCAGCCGGTACGGAAGTGCTCCCGCAGATCTGCCGGCCGCTGAGTGCGTCGATGTCGCGGCGATTCTTCGCAGCGCCGTTGGGCTCGAAAAAATCGGCATTGGAGATGTATCGTGGACGCTGCAAGGTGCGGAGGGAGCAGTGTTTGGCGAGGCAAGGACCGATGAGCTACGCGAAGTTCTGCTGAACGTTTTCGAGAACGCCCGGCTGGCGCGGGCGCGCAACGTTACCGTTGTTCTCACAGAGCGCACGCGCACGCTCTGCATTGAAGTTTCCGATGACGGCTCGGGAATTTCGCTGGCCTCTCTCCCTCGCGTATTTGAGCCTCATTTTTCCACGCGCACGGCGGGCAGCGGGCTGGGTCTTGCAATCAGCCGACGACTGCTCGAGTCATGGGGGGCAACTATCGATATTGCGAGCGAAGTGAACAGCGGCACACGCGTAACTATCACGCTACAAAAGGCCGCGCTGTGA
- the msrB gene encoding peptide-methionine (R)-S-oxide reductase MsrB, with amino-acid sequence MKNITSSTIFGVAALVAMASVSPEAAQAQKSAASEARRTYSRPGDAEIKRRLTPLQFSVTQRDDTETPFRNAYNDNQAAGIYVDIVSGEPLFSSLDKYDSGTGWPSFMRPLEPTNIKTKSDRKLGYKRTEVRSKNADSHLGHLFDDGPRPTGLRYCMNSAALRFIPVAKLEGEGYGKYLKLFRKV; translated from the coding sequence ATGAAAAACATTACTTCAAGCACGATTTTCGGAGTGGCAGCGCTCGTTGCGATGGCGTCGGTTTCGCCGGAGGCAGCGCAAGCGCAGAAGTCTGCGGCAAGTGAAGCACGCCGGACGTATTCACGTCCGGGCGATGCGGAGATCAAGCGCCGGCTGACTCCACTGCAATTCTCGGTAACTCAACGAGACGACACGGAGACGCCGTTTCGAAACGCGTACAACGACAATCAGGCGGCCGGGATCTACGTGGATATCGTTTCCGGCGAGCCGCTGTTCAGTTCGCTCGACAAGTATGACTCGGGTACTGGCTGGCCCAGCTTCATGCGTCCGCTCGAGCCCACGAATATCAAAACGAAGAGCGACAGGAAGCTGGGATACAAGCGAACCGAAGTGCGCTCGAAGAATGCCGACTCGCATCTTGGGCATTTGTTCGACGATGGCCCACGGCCAACCGGACTTCGCTACTGCATGAACTCGGCGGCGTTAAGATTCATCCCCGTCGCGAAGCTCGAGGGCGAGGGTTACGGCAAGTATCTGAAGCTGTTCAGGAAGGTGTAG
- a CDS encoding serine/threonine-protein kinase, with the protein MSGDRRHYQQVIDGFGRSLSLVTVPDRGHEDWLMSEARHLAHRNHPAIPTTYHYWAGERDARRGPAYLRRWVTGESARAHLARLHAAEIPYVLQILRGAGSTLSYLHDSGTSHGALTPDTIWVSPTGRLWLLEWQWAIPRGDLPAGISPTLHDVGGGVDSVQRSVPPEWVGATWTPTPATDQWQLAATCFAALTGEQPPSADIPPVSWLRPECPASVATALDRALLPDPEERFPSIAAFLRVADRGYASRGSIVVPVPDPDFDSGRAHTSEEARVRWALGDDYEVLSSLGSGSFGHVWRARDLSLEREVALKVLHPRVATDARAVAAFWREAKLAAQLAHPAIVPIYDWDGRGDLSWYTMELAEEGSVANLVARNGAQAIEEIAPHVELVLDGLGAAHSIGIIHRDLKPENILIDRYRRWRITDFGIANITGEDVAGNTGTPAFAAPEQLLGEPQSASVDLFALAGIVVFAVSGHTPFGDGEPNMIAARQLAGRIDLSEVPPILSGWVNRALAPTADARFTDAAEMKQALREALVEPRWRHRAGWWRRLPRED; encoded by the coding sequence TTGAGTGGCGACCGGCGGCACTACCAGCAGGTAATCGACGGATTTGGTCGATCCCTTTCTCTCGTGACTGTACCAGACCGCGGGCACGAGGACTGGCTCATGTCGGAAGCGCGGCATCTCGCCCACCGCAATCATCCGGCGATTCCCACCACGTATCACTACTGGGCGGGGGAACGGGATGCCAGGCGTGGACCGGCCTACCTGCGACGATGGGTGACGGGTGAATCCGCACGAGCGCATCTTGCGCGGCTTCATGCAGCCGAGATCCCGTACGTGTTGCAGATCCTGCGCGGCGCCGGTTCGACGTTGTCATATCTGCATGACAGCGGAACGTCACACGGTGCACTTACTCCCGACACGATCTGGGTTTCGCCAACTGGACGGCTCTGGTTGCTGGAATGGCAATGGGCAATCCCCCGCGGTGATTTGCCCGCGGGAATTTCGCCGACGCTTCACGACGTGGGTGGCGGGGTGGACAGCGTGCAGAGGTCAGTCCCTCCTGAGTGGGTAGGTGCAACATGGACACCCACGCCCGCGACCGACCAGTGGCAGCTTGCTGCGACCTGTTTTGCTGCGCTCACCGGGGAGCAGCCACCTTCGGCGGATATTCCCCCCGTCAGCTGGCTTCGGCCGGAATGTCCGGCCAGTGTGGCAACGGCGCTGGACCGGGCCCTGTTGCCCGATCCGGAAGAGCGATTTCCTTCCATCGCTGCCTTCCTGCGAGTCGCTGACCGTGGATACGCCAGCCGCGGAAGCATCGTCGTGCCCGTACCCGACCCCGATTTTGATTCCGGCCGCGCGCATACGTCGGAGGAAGCGAGAGTCCGGTGGGCGCTGGGAGATGATTACGAAGTGCTTTCATCACTTGGTTCGGGGAGCTTCGGACACGTGTGGCGCGCGCGCGATCTTTCGCTCGAACGTGAAGTCGCATTGAAAGTTCTGCATCCGCGCGTTGCAACCGATGCGCGTGCTGTCGCCGCGTTCTGGCGCGAAGCAAAACTTGCGGCGCAGCTGGCCCATCCCGCTATCGTCCCGATCTATGACTGGGACGGTCGCGGAGACCTTTCGTGGTACACGATGGAACTTGCTGAAGAAGGCTCTGTCGCGAATCTGGTCGCCCGCAATGGTGCTCAGGCGATCGAGGAAATTGCCCCGCATGTGGAGTTGGTGCTCGATGGACTCGGCGCTGCGCACTCTATCGGGATCATCCATCGTGATCTGAAACCCGAGAACATTCTCATCGATCGGTACCGCAGGTGGCGAATCACGGATTTTGGAATAGCAAACATCACCGGCGAAGATGTAGCGGGTAACACGGGCACACCGGCGTTTGCCGCACCCGAGCAGCTTCTCGGGGAACCACAGAGCGCGAGCGTCGATCTGTTCGCGCTCGCGGGCATTGTGGTGTTCGCAGTTTCGGGTCACACTCCGTTCGGGGATGGCGAGCCGAACATGATCGCCGCGCGCCAGTTAGCGGGCCGGATAGACCTTTCGGAGGTTCCTCCGATATTGTCAGGCTGGGTGAACCGTGCGCTTGCGCCGACTGCAGACGCCAGATTCACCGATGCGGCGGAGATGAAACAAGCATTGCGCGAGGCGCTGGTCGAGCCTCGCTGGCGGCACCGCGCGGGGTGGTGGCGCCGGCTGCCTCGGGAAGACTGA